A region of the Muricauda sp. MAR_2010_75 genome:
TCATATACCGTTTGTAGGGTATCCGGGGTTTCCGCGGCATCATCGGGATAGGCGAACTTTCCACCCATGGCCATAACCGACTTTGGTGTGGAGGCTTTCATTCCATAAAGGGCATAATCAATAAGGTGTACACCCCAATCGATCATCAATCCGCCAGCGTAGTCCCAAAACCATCTAAAATCAAAATGGAACCGGTTTTTGTTGAAGGGCCTATCTGGCGCAGGACCCAACCACATTTTGTAATCCACACCAGCTGGTACTGGACTATCGGGAACTGGGGGAATGGATTTCATCCACCCTTGGTAGGCCCAAGCCTTGGCCAAACGTATCTGTCCCAACTTTCCGGAATGCACATAGTTAATGGCATCCACAAAATGGGGCTGACTACGCTGCCATTGTCCAATTTGCACCATGCGGTCACTAGCATCTACTTTGCTCAGCATGATATCGCATTCTGCAATGGAGTTGGCAATGGGTTTTTCGCAATAGACATCCTTTCCGGCATCAATGGTATCTGTCAGCAATAAACAATGCCAATGGTCTGGTGTGCCAATGATTGCAATATCTATATCCTTATCTTCCAAGAGTTTTCTATAATCTGAATACCATTTGGGTTTCTTGATACCCGCTTTTTCTAAATCGGCGGTGCGTTGCTGAAGCACATTTTCATCCACATCACAAAGCGCCACAACTTCCACTTCGCTATTCTTGAGCATGGAAGACAAATCTGAAAAACCCATTCCTTTACAACCAATAAGACCCACTTGGATTTTGTCATTGGGGCTGACATTCTTTCGAATAGCGCCCAATAATTCCATCGGAAAAACCACGGTGGCCCCCATCCCGGCCATAAACAAGGATCCTTTTTTTACAAACTGTCTTCTGGTATCCATATCTTTTTTAAATTTTGAGTAAGATACAAAAAAACGTCCCTCACAATTGAATCTGCGAGGGACGTTCGTACAAATTGATATATCTATCTACTTTACTTTTTCTCGGAAGGTGTGTTCAACTTTTTGCTCATTTCCATGGAAATGGCAGAGCGGTCAAATTTCAATCGACCAGCCATGGTTTCAATGACACAGGAGAAGTCCTTGTCGTTCAATTCCACAATCTTGCCGTGAAGTCCGCTTTTGGTGATAATCTTATCCCCTTTTTTTAACTCCGAAGTAAATTTTTTCTCATCCTTCTGACGTTTCATTTGAGGACGAATCATAAAAAAATACGCCACGGCAAAAATCAATATCAGCGGTAAAAACTGTCCTATGTTTTCCATTCAGGCTGTAAATCTATTTAACAGGACCAGCTGGAGCCGCACCCGCAGGGTTGACAAAAGCTTTGATCCTTAACATTTCTGTTCCTTTTTCGGTATTGGCCGTAACGGTGATGGTCTTGGTCACCTGGTTTTGTCCAGAACCGTTGAACTTCACCAACAACTCACCAGACTCCCCTGGAGCAATAGGTGTGTTTTTTGGATATTGAGGAACGGTACATCCACAGCTACTTTTTGCATCAGTAATAATCAGCGGAGCATCTCCGGTGTTGGTAAATTTAAAGGAAGTCTCTTGGGGGGTTCCTTGAGCAATAGTTCCAAAATCATGCTCTGCCTTTTCAAAGGTCATCACAGGAAGTTGCTTTTGTGCTTCATCTCTACTGGTAGCACTTTCAACATTGTCAGCAACTATTTTTTTTGAGGCTTTGTCCTTGCAGGAAACACTCACTAATCCCACTGCTAGGAATAAAGTTAAAATTGTTGTTATTCTTTTCATGATAAAAATTTGTTTTCCCAAAATTAAGCAAATATTGTTTATTGTAACCCTCTACCTATTTTTTGCAGTCTTCCGGTAGATTTATATTCCTTGGCCAACTTGTCCAAAACCCCGTTGATAAAGATACTGCTCTTGGGCGTGGAGTATTCCTTTGCTATCTCCAAATACTCATTCAGGGTCACTTTTTCGGGGATGGATGGAAAGTTGAGGAGCTCACAAATGGCCATTTTAAGGATGATGGAATCAATCTCGGCAATACGGTCATTGTCCCAATTGGGCGTCTTTCCCTCTATTTCCTCTTCCCATTTGGCATCGTTGAGCAAGGTTTTCGTCAGCAGGTCATTGGCATAATCCATGTCCTGTTGGTCCTTGAGCAGGGTCGGGAGAAAAAACTTCTCATTGGAGTTTTCATTGGCCTTTCGCAAACGTTTCATCAAATAGGTGTTTACAATGGGAATATCATCTACCCAAGTGAGTTTATCATCCTCAAAATACTCGTAAATTTTGTCGTTTGGAGCTACAATTTCCTTGAAAAGTTGCAATACTACATCACGATCATCTTCGTAATTGTCCTTACCATTGGTCATGTACGTTTTGTAAATATCGCTACCAATCACCTCTTTATAAATAATCTTCACATACTCCTCGTTCAAGTACCAATTGTTCAATTTTCGTTTGGACAAGGCAGCCTTTAGGGATTCATTGTTGGCTATTTGCAACAACAATCTGTTCTTTACAAACTTTTCAGGATCGGGATAGTTGTCTTCCTCAGTGGCGAGGTATTTTTTTGAAGTACGGTTCACATGCCTATTGGCCATTTGGTGCAGTTCGGCCAAAAGGCTTAAAACGAGCAAATAAAGCACATACATGTTCTCTATACTCACTTTTAGGAACTTTTCCTGTTTCTCCAGGGAATCGTCCTTGGATTGGATCAATGCATAAATACATTGCATCACTTTTACTCTGATATGCCTGCGGGTAAGCATTTTTTAAAGAACTTTTAAAGTCATTGATTGGCTTTCACTCCGCAAAAGTAATCTTATATTTCAATCTTACCTACCAAAGTTGTTTTCTTATCAGTTTTATAACATTTACTTTGTATTCTATGGCATATATTTGCTGGATTGTCATTAAAAAATGACGCTCAAAAAACCACCTTTCCCTTTTATGAAGGAACTAAAACACCTAAATAAATACTTTAAAAAATACTGGTTTAAGCTGTTGATGGGGGTCTTGATCACCATCGTTGCCCGTATTTTTTCCTTGATAATGCCTTCGTATGTGAACAAATCCATACAGGCCGTGGAGGATTTTATGTCAAACACCATTACCCTGCCCGAAGCCAAAGGAATGCTGTTCCAATATATTCTCATCATCATTGGTGCTGCGCTATTGTCGGGTCTTTTTACCTTTTTAATGCGACAGACCATCATTAATGTGTCCAGATACATTGAATATGACCTAAAAAACGAGGTCTTTGATCATTACCAATTGCTCAGCCTAAATTTTTACAAAAAAAACAGGATCGGGGACCTCATGAACCGGATCAGTGAGGATATCAACCAAGTACGGTTGTACGCTGGTCCCGCCATTATGTATGGTATTCAGACGCTCACGCTTTTTGCCTGTTTAATTCCGCTGATGTTCATAAAAGCCCCCACCCTAGCCGCGTATACCTTGTTGCCCTTGCCCATTTTATCGGTTTTGATCTACCAGATCAGTAAGGTCATCCATAAAAGAAGTACCAAGGTGCAGGAGTTTTTGTCCACCCTCTCCACCTTTACCCAAGAATCATTTTCGGGCGTGGCCGTGATCAAAGCTTATAGTCTTGAACCCAAGATCAATTCAGAATTACAGGGTTTGGCGCAAGATGGAAAGGATACCAGTATGGCACTGGCGAAGGTAAATGCCTGGTTTTTTCCATTGATGATTTTGCTAATTGGCATCAGTAACATTTTTGTGATTTATATTGGGGGAAGACAGTACATCAACGGTCAAATTGAATCCATCGGAATCATTGCGGAGTTTATCCTTTATGTAAATATGCTTACGTGGCCCGTTGCCATTGTTGGATGGCTCACATCCATCATTCAAAGGGCCGAGGCTTCCCAAAAGCGAATCAATGAGTTTTTAAAGGAAGAACCTTCCATTAAAAATGAAGTAGCGCAGGAGACCCCCATAAAAGGAGAGATTGAATTTAAAAATGTGACCTTTACCTATGAGGACACCAATATTACAGCGCTACGGGATGTATCCTTTACCATTAAGGCCGGGGAAACAGTGGCCTTTTTGGGGAAAACAGGGTCGGGAAAATCCACCATCCTGGATTTGGTGGCACGACTTTACGACGTAAGTTCCGGAGAAATATTGATTGATGGCGTTCCCCTTAAAAAATTGAACCTGAACAGTTTACGGAGTTCCATTGGTGCCGTACCCCAAGATGCTTTCTTATTTTCTGATACGATTGAGAACAATATTAGATTTGGTAATGAAAACGCCTCCTTTGACGAGATTGTTGACGTAGCTAAAAAGGCGGTGGTCCACAAGAACATTCAAGGTTTTGCCAAAAAGTACAATACCATATTGGGTGAACGTGGCATTACGCTGAGTGGCGGTCAAAAGCAACGGGTATCCATTGCGCGTGCCCTGCTCAAAGACCCAAAAATATATCTTTTTGATGATTGTTTGTCCGCTGTGGATACCGAAACCGAAGAAGAAATCCTAAACAATTTAAAACGCGAATCGCAAAACAGAACCACCTTGATCGTTAGCCATCGAGTCTCTTCTGCCAAAAACGCGGATAAGATCATTGTATTGGAAAATGGAACCATACTCCAAGAGGGCACCCATGAGCAGTTGAACAACATTGATGGGTACTATAAAGAACTCTATCTCAACCAGCTCTCAGGTAAAGAATGATAAAAAAGTTGCTTGATTAGCTTTTTTTTTCCATTTTTGGGAGAACATACAACCAAAGTTTAAAACACACTAGACCAAATGGGCGAGAAAGATATAATGGATCAGGAAGAGATTTATTCGAAAGTCTTACGAGCAGGAAGAAGAAC
Encoded here:
- a CDS encoding Gfo/Idh/MocA family protein, with product MDTRRQFVKKGSLFMAGMGATVVFPMELLGAIRKNVSPNDKIQVGLIGCKGMGFSDLSSMLKNSEVEVVALCDVDENVLQQRTADLEKAGIKKPKWYSDYRKLLEDKDIDIAIIGTPDHWHCLLLTDTIDAGKDVYCEKPIANSIAECDIMLSKVDASDRMVQIGQWQRSQPHFVDAINYVHSGKLGQIRLAKAWAYQGWMKSIPPVPDSPVPAGVDYKMWLGPAPDRPFNKNRFHFDFRWFWDYAGGLMIDWGVHLIDYALYGMKASTPKSVMAMGGKFAYPDDAAETPDTLQTVYEFDGFSLLWEHATGIDGGNYGRNHGIAFIGNNGTLVLDRGGWEVIPENDRPNWSQDNGPKIEPVPLQQVDANGLDLHTTNFLDAVKSRDKTMLNAPIKVGYDAAVVSHMGNIAYKTGERLFWNTDQNQFTNTEANAQLAKAYHNGWELPKVG
- a CDS encoding DUF1573 domain-containing protein; protein product: MKRITTILTLFLAVGLVSVSCKDKASKKIVADNVESATSRDEAQKQLPVMTFEKAEHDFGTIAQGTPQETSFKFTNTGDAPLIITDAKSSCGCTVPQYPKNTPIAPGESGELLVKFNGSGQNQVTKTITVTANTEKGTEMLRIKAFVNPAGAAPAGPVK
- the yajC gene encoding preprotein translocase subunit YajC gives rise to the protein MENIGQFLPLILIFAVAYFFMIRPQMKRQKDEKKFTSELKKGDKIITKSGLHGKIVELNDKDFSCVIETMAGRLKFDRSAISMEMSKKLNTPSEKK
- the nusB gene encoding transcription antitermination factor NusB, whose protein sequence is MLTRRHIRVKVMQCIYALIQSKDDSLEKQEKFLKVSIENMYVLYLLVLSLLAELHQMANRHVNRTSKKYLATEEDNYPDPEKFVKNRLLLQIANNESLKAALSKRKLNNWYLNEEYVKIIYKEVIGSDIYKTYMTNGKDNYEDDRDVVLQLFKEIVAPNDKIYEYFEDDKLTWVDDIPIVNTYLMKRLRKANENSNEKFFLPTLLKDQQDMDYANDLLTKTLLNDAKWEEEIEGKTPNWDNDRIAEIDSIILKMAICELLNFPSIPEKVTLNEYLEIAKEYSTPKSSIFINGVLDKLAKEYKSTGRLQKIGRGLQ
- a CDS encoding ABC transporter ATP-binding protein produces the protein MKELKHLNKYFKKYWFKLLMGVLITIVARIFSLIMPSYVNKSIQAVEDFMSNTITLPEAKGMLFQYILIIIGAALLSGLFTFLMRQTIINVSRYIEYDLKNEVFDHYQLLSLNFYKKNRIGDLMNRISEDINQVRLYAGPAIMYGIQTLTLFACLIPLMFIKAPTLAAYTLLPLPILSVLIYQISKVIHKRSTKVQEFLSTLSTFTQESFSGVAVIKAYSLEPKINSELQGLAQDGKDTSMALAKVNAWFFPLMILLIGISNIFVIYIGGRQYINGQIESIGIIAEFILYVNMLTWPVAIVGWLTSIIQRAEASQKRINEFLKEEPSIKNEVAQETPIKGEIEFKNVTFTYEDTNITALRDVSFTIKAGETVAFLGKTGSGKSTILDLVARLYDVSSGEILIDGVPLKKLNLNSLRSSIGAVPQDAFLFSDTIENNIRFGNENASFDEIVDVAKKAVVHKNIQGFAKKYNTILGERGITLSGGQKQRVSIARALLKDPKIYLFDDCLSAVDTETEEEILNNLKRESQNRTTLIVSHRVSSAKNADKIIVLENGTILQEGTHEQLNNIDGYYKELYLNQLSGKE